The nucleotide sequence atgtgaACGTAAATATTCATTACTCAGATATCAATTATCAGGACAGTACGAGGTATAAATCAAAAATTCACTGATAACCTATACTGTAGGTTTAGTCAGGTTTAGTATTTGTTAGTGAAACAAGGATCCGGACATAAAATTCGGTATAGATTTTGTGGAgtaattgatttttattgcataaaattaaaaagtacattacattacattatttaGAAAAACATTTACacattatacaaataaatttaaacgaaaaaatatgtaaacaagCTGTATACCTACGTCATATAACCAAATCTTTATCTACTTTTAAGACTATATATTATGAATCATTAGAAACACGGCAATAGTAACTCGTTAGTACGATACCAAAATTCATTATGTGTACCAAAAACTTACCGTATTTTTTATCTGGATTGGTGGTTAGAGGTTTTGGCAGAGGTTCTAAAGCTTTAGGAATACCAACAGgtagaatttgaaattaaaattttattcaataaattatatgaTTTGTTAATTAACAAgaaaacgataattattttaatattacagaaaATAGTCTAGGATCttgtaattaaacaaaaatatttatacagcgCGTGCGTATTGGCGGGAATTTCGGAATATATATaatctttatatatatatttattgttttattacttATTCGTAATTGTGCACAAATTAAGTGCAAATGTGTTATTTGACCAATTGATTTTacgtaaaaatttgtcaaacatCACATTGTATATAAAAgaataatgtatattttttttaatattgttattttttcaTAGCAAATCTTGAAGATAAGGTAGTTAGCACTTTGCCTGATAATTTTAATACTGGGGTTTATTATGGATGGGCTTCTGTAGATGGAAATGTTCATAAAATGGTTGCAAGTGTTGGTTGGAACCCATTttataaaaacgaaaaaaagacAGTGGTATGAATACGAACATGTCTTATTATATTATTCAACactcaatatttcaaataattagttcttaaaaaatattattattttaggaaGTACATTTGctccataaatttgaaaaagattTTTATGGAAGTCAAATTAAAGTAATTTTCTTAGGTTACATACGACCCGAGCAAGATTTTACTTCCGAAGGTAAGTaacaacaattaaaaaaaaaaatcaaattacataattttctcTTTTAGGAGAATTAATTAAggcaataaaaaatgatattgccTTTGCTGAACAACAACTCCAGCAGGCAGACTTAAATgcttataaaaatgataaatattttacagaataataatatatataaatgtttatattaaattgcatattcttatacaatttatattttattattttaaacgtcgcgtaaaatttatttgttagacAATATGTGACAGTAttagaatatgtaaattttatgaaagtaaATTCAATATGAATAATATTGATTAGTAAACTAaatgattatcaatttttacaattatttgtaatgtattcatagaataatatttatacatttatctaTACTAAAAAGTATgagataaataaatatacaaaattatttttatatatgtagctttacaaaataaattataagattatgaatgtttaattcatatctgatGGTGGtggtgttgttgttgttgttgttggtagtggaggaggaggaggtggtGGTAAAGGTACCCATTGCCAGGGATTGATAGGATTTTGGCATCTTAAATTTGTAGAGGAATTAGGACGATTTTGGAATGATAAATATCCTGGAGGAATTCTTGGAGGTAGATTATGATTGATGCTATTGACATATTGCATTGATTGTAATGAAGGTGCTCCATATCCATATTGCTCATTATTTTCTGAATGTAAATTTTGTGGCCAATTGTGATAATAAGGTGGCCATACATTTTGTGGTCGATTTCCAACTTGAGCAAAGGAAAATTGGTTACTATCTCCTCGTGGATAATACCCTTTTCTATTTCTTTGTGCATTCCTATTCCATGGATGATTCGATTGCCAACCAGAGGTAGGatctaaaaatatgaatattatgtaaattctcaattacatatgtatgttatacAGATAACTTACTCGAAGTACGTTTACGTTTATGTGGAACATCAGTTTCACTCGAATTATTTGTTTGTTTTgccttcaatttttcataatatGCTCGTTCTTCCTCATCATCTGAAAATTCTGGTGGTTCATCTGCTGTTGCATCAATACCTTTAATTCTAAAATGATTACACATTGTTAAGTATATATGAAGTATAGATTATAAAGTATACCTAGTATAATAAAAGTTATTTAGACTTACTTCATTACTTCATGCAAGAATACCAAAGAAGTATATTCGGTATTAGGACAGTAATAAACAGTCATTCCTACTTTAATATCACATTGTTGTATATGTTCAGAACTATTGAATCGTACACAGTAATGGGGCTCACTCACTTGTCCaaaaacatcaaatattttaCCTAATGCTCTTTGTCCTCTATCAACAAATAAAACTGTATCCAAATTTAATGTTGGTTTACCAGGTTTTGGTTTCACGACTACTAGTTGTTCAACCATCCATGCAaccttaaatttttatttgttttataaggtaactttattaattacttgatatttttcaaatgttaataattaataaatacctCGCCTAATGGATCACATAATACTTCAGGAAcactaatttttaattcttcaattggTGGTAAATAATCTAATTCACTCTTCATTTCATTGTTTTTCTGCTCTTTCGTATTATTTTTTGAACTTTTTCTAAAAGTTTAGGAAATCATTCTACAGTTTTCATGATAACTTAATGTAATATTATGTCAAAGCTTATAAGATAACTTACTTATTTGTATTGTCATCACTATCTGATTCATCTGAAGCAACTGATGCAGCGGAGCTGCTGCTGCTACTAGTAGAATCATCTTCATCCTCACTGCTTTCACTTAATAACATTTCTGTGTTTTGTCTATAAGTTTCCATTTGCATCTTTTTTGAAGTTATGCTTTGATTATCTTCAAGTATAGTTACATTAGAACCATCTTCAATTTCTGAATCTGAATTATATTCTACAGCAATACTACCCAGAGAAGATACCTTATCATTTGCTggttaaaaacaataataaaatttaatactcttcaagaaaaaaaaatagatgtaaattatgtaaaaaaatatattttatgttcttACTTTTAGCTGGTGTCGTAAAATTTTCCTCATGAACAATGCTAACATCATTATTTTCctgttttaatttttcacttGATGTAGATTTATTTATGCTTGAATTTTCCAACAAAAAATAATCCCTATTTTGAGTATCTTCTTTACTTTGCGGTGAAGATGATGTTTCATTAATATCTGttgcaatattatttttttctacATTTAATAATTCGGTACATGATTTGTCActtgaatttttgtttataattttatcgaCTATAACCTTATTAGTAtccattgtaattatataaaatttttgttcaatttacAGTATTTTATTCAGTAATAATTATTCGCAActagaaatttcatattaaagCACAACTATGctacaaaatatttagaataatgATTTCCTGCATGTAAATTCGCAGTGCAAGTAACCACGTGGATATACGCTTTATTTGACGAGAAAACCTCAATCGTTCTGCGCAAACTCGACCGATTCAGAACTTGTCTTCAgatgataatttaggaatttgcagatttatatagaaatatagaaatatttaattgtttttctttaattgaTATCGAAtgtattgaattttataaaaactttgcAGGATAAAGAAACACGTTTGTATAGTAAAaagtaatttatacatttatttaagtttacacttaaaaatttgtcacattgtttatatgtatagcaattttaattacattgtACATTTACTTTTTTGTAtgataatatcacaatcataacatttttctataagcagttaattaatattaaatacatttataatatattacattctATTCTCTTGTTATTACATTTACAattgtttgtataatttttttcccgttttgataatttaaaagatttaaaaGTGGATCTTTCATTTTTTGTTCCAATAATTTGGATAATTCTATTCTCACTCTTTGTAGAAGTTGAGCCACCTATATGAGACAAAAACAGTGTTTGAGATACaagtaaaatttttcattcaaacTTTTCTATAATACTAATATCCTTACCCTATGTGATTCAACACCAAGTAAAATCCAACCATCTTCTAATGACACAATAAATATCCCATTATGTAATTCTATATTTAACTCATAACCAGAAAACAAAATTAACGATAAATGTGGTACCATTGAAACTTCTTTGATAAATACTTTGCTTGTTTTAATTTTCTCCTGAAATACTAAATATGGACTGGGGAAATGACCAGTATGAAAGTTGACAGAAGATGGATGAATATTGACGAAACCGTCATTTTTAGTTTGAAATCTAAGTTCTTTAGCCTTTGGTTGCATCGGAACTGCTCCGACAGATTGTACTTGAAAGGATTTTTCCGGGGTAAAAACTTTAACAACATTGGGGTAAAGAGCTGCACAAAGCAAACCTTGCAGAAgtttataattgtcattgttgACATTAAGTTCAAATCcagtaatttccaaaattttatcaACACTTGGCTGACGTTTAGGTAAATCAATAGGAATAAAACCAAACGAAACTAATAATTCTAAGAATTGATACTTTATATCTGCTAAAGTATGTAGTGTACGCACAGATAAATAGTTTTCATTAGCAAAAGCTTGACCAGCATTATTACTGCGTGCGCATGCTTCAAACCATTTCTGTCAAAtgaattgaataaatattaatatctttttcatactataattaatatttctacataTATATGTTTACCTTATAAGCTTTAAGAATAGTTAACTGATCAGAATTAGCTGTAATAAATTCCTTCTTAATGTCAATTCTATGTCTTTTATCAAATGGTATATTGAATGGATTTTTGTAAGACAAACAGGCTGCAATAGTAAGTGCAGAATCAAGGCAACAAAAAATTGCTCcaaataatatcaattttccAATCCTAATATTTACAGGTAACATCGCAAGATGATGACCTAATGGTGTTAATGTACATTCAGAATTAAATGCACCAACATCTTGTAAGCGTTTGATCGCATTACTAATGCTTTCAGTTGTTGGTGGTTCTAACATTTTACCTGAAAATAAAACgattaatttttacataaaaataacaataaaagtataaaCAAGAAGGAAATAATTGTTATTACCTAGAATTTTGTGAAAGTCTACTTTTTTGCCTTTGTGTAAAAGTTGGATACGTAATAATAAAGGCTCTAAAGGAATTCTTAATATTTCAGGTACTGACTGGGCTGTAAACTGGTACTTGAAtctaaaaaaagaatattttcatcaaattaatTTACTTCTGTAAATTAGAATCTGTTGCTTGTTGGAAATgtctaaaaaattatatatacttGTACGAAGTATAAAGATGAATACAAATTCCGGACATTACACGTCCAGCACGACCTTTTCTTTGTAGCGCATTCGCTCGTGATACCCAGCATGTTTCTAAACTTTCTATGTTTTGATTCGAATTGAACCTGGTCTCTTTCATTTTTCCACTATCaattacaaatacacaatcatctATAGTAATAGATGTTTCAGCTAAATTTGTACTTAGCACAATTTTCCTAACATCTCCAGTTCttttaaaaactaaattttGCTCTTCATTTGATAGAGATGAATGTAACGGTATGATAATAAACTTCCCCGTTTTTGGTGAAAGgtatttattatcattcaaTAGGTCTTTCAATGAAAGAATTTCAGCAAATCCAggtaaaaatatctaaaatgtaATAGTAATGCATAGTACATATACAAGTgtgtaaatatacaatttatgcTCTTAAAAGAAAATGCACTTACTAAAATGGAACCCGTTTTTGGATAATCATGTTCTCCAAAAATAATCCATTCTAATATTGATTCtataagttcaaaatttattttatcatgatccataacatataaatttttatgcgtTTGTTTATTATAGCCCTGATATCTACAGACTATTTGCATTAACGATAAATTTTCGTCCTGAAGAGACTCTCTAGGCACAGGAGCAGAAGGGCCTTCAATTTCTGCAATTTCTAAGTCTGTCTGCAATTGCATCCAATCACCTGTAATTTTCcgtgtaaatttggaattttcttcAAGTATATAATTTATCTTTTCAAGTATATCTTCTAAAAAAATTTGCTCAACAGGAAATGTCTTCCCCGGTATATGTAAAATAGGAGCTTCTTTGAAGTATGAAGAAAAGATTTCTGGTTTAAGTGTTGCGCTCATAAGtattacttttaaatttgaattttttgataataaGTCCTTCAACAGCATCAACAAAAAGTcgctaaataaaaaataacctaGTTAGATAGCTAgataaaatttaagtaaaaaatacTCGAATTTTAAATCACTTACCTTTCCGCACTTCTTTCATGAACTTCATCTACAATAATATGTGTAACATCAGTTAATTCTGGATTCAAAGATAATCTTTGCAACAAAATTCCAATTGTACAAAACGTTAATCTCGTTCTGCTAGAAATTTTGCTCTCCAGTCGTATTTGGTATCCTACTGTTTCACCTATTTGTTCATCTCTTTCTGATGCAACTCTTTCAGCTACTCCTATTGCACTAATCCTTCGAGGTTgtgtacatattatattaatatgttcTCTAGATTCAGATCTATTAAGAATCCAATCATCTAATAAAAATTGCGGTacctgaaaaattatttaattacttgtATTAAGATACAAGTTTTGTATAAAACCTATTATTGAATTCGTTATATCCTGATTACCTGTGTACTTTTACCACATCCTGTTTCACCTGAAATTATAATAACCTGATTGTTATGTATCACTTCTAAAATGTAATCCATCTTAGACCAAGCAGGCAGTGTTTTTCTAACTTCTTTCATCTTCTTGTATCTGTGATTTGTTTgcttttctttaaaatttttttgaattaaattattttctttcagtGTTTCTTCCCATGAAATGTTATCTCTAGTTTTTCTACTGATAGAACCTAATTCATGATGCATAACTGTATTTacatcattttcattttctaattgcTTTGGAAATAGTAATTCACTTTGATCTAAGAattgttctttattttcttcCAAATATTCTTTTATCTCCTGTTCATTCTCCAAAAGAGATATTACTGAAAAGATGGAAGGAGTTCCATCTGCAGATAATGATAATGCTTCATCATACAGTCTTCTTACTATCCTTAAGCACTTTATACTTGGAAATGTaccattatttttataaaaatagaaatatggcGGATCATATGGGTATTTACAACCTGACATATTAAAGACAGAATTATTAAAACAGAACATTTAAAGCATTACAaatgataaaatgataaatacCTTCAGGAAACCTTATTTCTAAGGTGAAGTATGGATCTTCCCTTTCTGGCATTTTTAATACTTGTGGTTGTTGATGCAAAAATCTACATTTATTACCAAATCTACattttttatgaataaataatcTACAAACTTCCctctccttttcttttttttgttgttgtttgatcattttaatttcttgttctattttatcatttcttaCTAAATAATCTAATTTAACTTGCACAATCCAAATctgatttcttattttttctacAAACATATCTCCATAAATAGATTCAAGTGcttctttttcttcattttgCTTCTCTAATAAATCTGTTGCATCAATATCCTCAAGTATCTTATTCTTTGGAATATTTTCAAGtccataatatttataaaataaaatctccaAAGACTTCCCCACGTTACCTTCTGCATGCATCAATGCTTCAACACAATGTGATTGATGaaaactataaataaaataacaatatttataatatgtatactgcaattattaatattatttaatatttacccATAACTTGTAAGTTTAGTTGTTGCAAATTGTCTAGTGATTTGTTCTTGAGTTTTAGGTGTATCATCTTTGGACGAATAATCGACTATTTCTTTGATAACTAAATTACCTCTTTCCATCCAATATTGTTTGCTCAAGTTTGATCTCTTATCTTCAAATTCTGATGCACTGGAAAGTTTAAAACTCTATTCcaaagtaatattattttttagcaacatatttcatagaaaaatatataacaatgaatttagaaagtttatcCATAGTACATACAGAACCATAAATCTGTTTCAAAGTATCAAAAAGCTGTCGTTCAGATTCTTCCGATATTCTTAAAGTTTGCATTTCCACTTTAAATTTGTCCGATCCATGAAAACTATGGCTTTTGGCTTTATTTTTTCCTGATGAATTTCTGTTAAATACATATGAATCTATTTAACTCCAAATTTTAGCATTTTAGCAATTACAATGTATtgtgcaaaattataaaaatatacgttatgtatttcatgaaattatgaacaactaaatttttaacttacgTGACAtttgtttccaaatttccttctAACGTAATATCTTCCATTAATTGAATGCTATTATGATCCATTATTCAACACAGAATGTAAacttgtataaataaatgtaaaaatattttgttataatttcacTGGGTATTTATGAAACGTTGAGGTTAACAAGCGTTAAACGAAAATATAACGAAaacaaatattcagaaatatataAACGAATTCTGTCTATTAAATtcctaataatttcattttatttaacatattgAGGTACCAAAGTGTCAAAATCTATTTATAACGTTAATATCTGTTTTGTCATTTcaagaaataatattaaagcttgaaaaaaataaataaatatttattatagttattaatttatttaaatatactgtATTATCTTAAACAATTCATGATTTATTTTCAATCGGATAAATAACTGCTTTGTTATAACCACAAAGTAGTAAAAGATTTCCTTGAGGATGCCATCGAGCATCCAATGCCGTGATATTTCGCGGAGTTGGTATACACCTTGCGCTATGCGGTGTCCATTCAAACATGTATGCGCACTCGCAGAATACTAGAAGTTGAGTACGCGTGCAATTCCACTTCACAGCTAAACAAACGAatacattataattaaaaatttgtataaaaattaaaataaaagttagcaaaatttaaaaatacctgTAATGTTATTTTCAAGAAGTAAATAATCGAGGTAATCGTCAACAATATTCCATATCCATAAAGTTGTGGGATAAAGTTGGTGTTTTATAGCCAAATATTGTCCGCAAAAACTGAAtactaaaatatcaaattttgcaaCTGAAAGTCTGTCAATGTTACTTTTATtgccaatttttatatttattggtcGTTCCGATTTCTCTTCCACTGTAatcatttattttctattagTGATAATTATATGAACTTTAGCGATGTAGTGCAGTTTCGCTATATGGCCCCGCACACATGCGATTTACGGGTTATATAAAaaagccatatagcgagactccactGTATGTTATAAATTCTTATTTCTATAGTATTACTTACAAACATGTTTATCATATaaactatttttatttgattgtaCTGTCACATCTTTGTATAccttattcaaataattttccttAATCACTGGATCTAGGTATAATTGTAAAAGCGGTTTCCATGTTACGTgatttaataatatgatctgcATAAAAATTgacgatgaaataaaaatttaagttatttattaaccatgtataaaaaaataaaaacgtgtACCATTTCATTAAACCCTGCTACAGCTAACAATTGTCCACTAGGCATCCACGTTACATTTTCAATTCCTTTTAATTGTTTTTGATAAGTGTATCCTATTTCtgttgaatttgtaatttgtggaGGGCAAAATATCGCGATATCTCTTTCCaatttattagaataaataaGTAATTTGACTTCGTTACTAAAGGAACACCATATACATAACAATTCACTATTTGGCGACCATGACAATCCATCGATGCTGTTTAAATGTCCGCatattaatttctgaaattttaaagtttgaaataaatatttaatttgataatcctaaattaataaacaataaaataaatatacaataaaacacAGAAAGTTTTGCTAAAGAAAGTTATTGTCTAGTGACTTTTGTGTTGACCAGGTGTCGTCTTTAAAATGAATGAAAGCCGCGTGCATGGAATAATCATTAGTTTTTGAGGTTAAATTGTATTTTCACAATTACTTGATGTATTATTAGTCAACAATAAAGAAACAGATAATGACAACGTCTTACATATCATGTGCCTGTAATCGAATTCCACATTCAGCCGATTGGGGAAAAAATGGACTTGTTTGTTACGCGGCGTGTCATGCAGTTGTAATTTATgatccatttatttcgaaaattggaaaagtaaCAAACACACTTCATCGACATAAAGGACGGATTAATACCGTACGATggattaaacataaaaatttggaagcagAGTTTGAATTACTGTCCAGTTCGATAGATAGAACTGCTATTATTTGGAGCAAAATTAATGAATGTTATAAATGTACATCTGTCATAGAAGATGATGATATTTTGACATTCAGTAATTCACTGTATCTTTCTAATGATAacttttatataaatgaaagttTCCCAAAATTGTTGATTTGTACTGGATCAATtaaaggaaatttaaaattatggcTCAGAGATACTTGTGGCACTGTAAAATGTGTCCAAACACTTATATTTGGAACAAAGCTTCCAATAGAAGCTTGTTTTTATTATCTACCAAGTACAAATTTACCACTTCTAGCTGTTGCATTAGAAAATTCAACGATTGAATTATATGTAACTACTTCCAATAATATAGAAGAAAACCACTTTACAAAAGTACAAACTTTGGTTGGACATGAAGATTGGGTTCGATGCATGGATTTCATTTATGATATCGATGATAATATTTTACTGGCAAGTGGATCTCAAGATGCTATGATACGATTATGGAAAATCTCTGCAAATAAAGCAGAAATATTAAGCAATGAGCTACAACAAAAACAACAAACATTTATAGTTTCTgataaaaaatacaatattactTTGGAGTCTGTACTCTATGGTCATGAAGGCTGGATTTATGGCATACATTGGTATCCACAGCAATTGAATAATAATGATTTAAGATTGTTGTCTTGTTCATTAGATAAATCTATGATTATATGGGAACCAGATAAAGTAACTGGAATTTGGTCTGAAAAAGTGAGAGTGGGGGAAGTTGGAGGTAACTTAATGGGTTTTTATGGATGTAAATTTAGCAAGAATGGATTAAATATATTAGCACATGGATACCAAGGATCATTTCATATTTGGGAATACTCAAGTGAAGTAAAGAATTGGATTCCAAAGCCTGTACCAAGTGGTCATTTTGCAGAAGTAGTTGACCTTTGTTGGGAACCAAATGGAAGGTAATCATAAAATTaagataattcaataatttatgtgAAATGTTATAACATTTACTATTGTATTACAGGTTTCTTGTAACTGCAAGTGTAGATCAAACAACAAGAATTCATGcaccttggaaacttggaactaCAGAATTTTGGCATGAAATTGGACGTCCACAAATTCATGGATATGATATGTCTTGTTTAGCTATGTTAACTCCTTATATGTTTGCTTCAGGAGCAGAAGAAAAAGTCGTTCGTGTATTTACAGCGTCGGCAACATTTAAGAAtagtttaatgaaaattgcCAATGTTGATGACTTTCAAAATATAGTAGCAGACAGTGCATCAGTGCCTGCTCTTGGATTAACCAACAAAGCTACATTTgatgataatattaaaacaaagactGAAAACAATAATTCTGAAAGTGAAGAATACATTCCTCCAACAGAAGAAGAACTAATGCAAAATACATTATGGccagaattacaaaaattatatggTCATGGATACGAAATATTTTCTATAGCTGCCAGACATGATGGATCATTATTAGCAACTGCATGTAAATCAACATCATTTGAACATTCTGCAATATTACTATGGAATACAAATACATGGAcacaaattcagaaacttaTGTCTCATCAACTAACAGTAACACAAATGGAATTTTCACCTAATGACAAATATCTGGTATCTGTATCTAGAGATAGAAGATGGTCattatttaaacttgaagacAATACTTATACTTTATATGCAACCAGTTCAAAAAAAGATAGTCTTCATAATCGTATAATATGGTGTTGTTCATGGACATATGATTCATCTTTCTTTGCAACTGGTTCCAGAGATGGGAAAATAGGAGTTTGGAATCCAAATTTTaaagataataaaattgttcCAACTGCAAGTTTAGATGTGAAAAATTCTGTAACAGCATTAGCTTTTTCTGTACGGGACATGGAACAGTCTTACATTTTAGCAGTAGGATTTGAAACAGGATATATAGAAATACAGAAGTTAAAAGTATGTATTGACTATTCTGTATGGGAAAAATACTTTGTGTATGATTCTTCCCAAGCACACCACTTAACTGTAAAAAGGCTTAAATTTCGACCACACAAAGAAAATTCAAATACTTTGCAACTAGCAAGCTGTGGATCTGATCATATAGTGAAAATACATGATATTGATACATTGAAATTAAGAGATTTGTAATATATTCACATTTTCatataatagaataaaaattttaattatattttactacTTACTTTATCTAACTTCCATCTGTCAGTCCTATAAATTTCTATGTGCTCTTCACCTTCATTTGAAATTACTACTGCTAACTTATTGCCATTTGGactaaaatgtaattttttaaacgtggacttaacattttgtatatgagttacattcttATCTTCCAAAGACCATATTGATATCTGaatctaatttttcaataatcttaatagattataatatatattgacAGTACATTTATCTATTTACTTACACTGAAATCTGAGAATGTTAAAATATGTTTACTATCAAAAGACCAACTAACACTTTCTAATCCAGCACTGCCTTCCATAAGCTTAAATTTCCATTCAGGGTAATAAACAGAATATACTTGAACAATAGCTTTCTTAATATTTGCACACAGAATGTATTCACTATTTTTGGACCATTCTAAATACTGTGATAGAAcaagacaattatacaattataaaatattttattttctttcttataATCAATGTTTAATGATACTAAATGTTTACAagtatttaataacaattatttgttACCGATTTAATTATACGCGTACTAACCTCAATTATACTTGGAAATATGAATGAATGAACGGTATCAaaagttttactatttttaattattaaatttgcgtGATATGCAACTGCGAAAAATAGTCCATCTGGAGAAAAATCACACAACTGATTATTAACccgtattaaattattttctatttctaaCGTCATCGCGATTTCGACTAAAACAAGCCATAAAATGGTTTATGTTCTGGAATTCGCTGTTTCTAAACATTTTCAAGCAGCTGACGTTATATCAAGCGGCTTTTTGTGTATTCGTTCCATGGTAGACAACATTCCATTTGCGCAAC is from Megachile rotundata isolate GNS110a chromosome 2, iyMegRotu1, whole genome shotgun sequence and encodes:
- the LOC105663543 gene encoding WD repeat-containing protein WRAP73 isoform X2; translation: MTLEIENNLIRVNNQLCDFSPDGLFFAVAYHANLIIKNSKTFDTVHSFIFPSIIEYLEWSKNSEYILCANIKKAIVQVYSVYYPEWKFKLMEGSAGLESIQISIWSLEDKNVTHIQNVKSTFKKLHFSPNGNKLAVVISNEGEEHIEIYRTDRWKLDKKLICGHLNSIDGLSWSPNSELLCIWCSFSNEVKLLIYSNKLERDIAIFCPPQITNSTEIGYTYQKQLKGIENVTWMPSGQLLAVAGFNEMIILLNHVTWKPLLQLYLDPVIKENYLNKVYKDVTVQSNKNSLYDKHVLEEKSERPINIKIGNKSNIDRLSVAKFDILVFSFCGQYLAIKHQLYPTTLWIWNIVDDYLDYLLLENNITAVKWNCTRTQLLVFCECAYMFEWTPHSARCIPTPRNITALDARWHPQGNLLLLCGYNKAVIYPIENKS
- the LOC105663543 gene encoding WD repeat-containing protein WRAP73 isoform X1; the encoded protein is MTLEIENNLIRVNNQLCDFSPDGLFFAVAYHANLIIKNSKTFDTVHSFIFPSIIEYLEWSKNSEYILCANIKKAIVQVYSVYYPEWKFKLMEGSAGLESVSWSFDSKHILTFSDFSIQISIWSLEDKNVTHIQNVKSTFKKLHFSPNGNKLAVVISNEGEEHIEIYRTDRWKLDKKLICGHLNSIDGLSWSPNSELLCIWCSFSNEVKLLIYSNKLERDIAIFCPPQITNSTEIGYTYQKQLKGIENVTWMPSGQLLAVAGFNEMIILLNHVTWKPLLQLYLDPVIKENYLNKVYKDVTVQSNKNSLYDKHVLEEKSERPINIKIGNKSNIDRLSVAKFDILVFSFCGQYLAIKHQLYPTTLWIWNIVDDYLDYLLLENNITAVKWNCTRTQLLVFCECAYMFEWTPHSARCIPTPRNITALDARWHPQGNLLLLCGYNKAVIYPIENKS
- the Elp2 gene encoding elongator complex protein 2, which translates into the protein MTTSYISCACNRIPHSADWGKNGLVCYAACHAVVIYDPFISKIGKVTNTLHRHKGRINTVRWIKHKNLEAEFELLSSSIDRTAIIWSKINECYKCTSVIEDDDILTFSNSLYLSNDNFYINESFPKLLICTGSIKGNLKLWLRDTCGTVKCVQTLIFGTKLPIEACFYYLPSTNLPLLAVALENSTIELYVTTSNNIEENHFTKVQTLVGHEDWVRCMDFIYDIDDNILLASGSQDAMIRLWKISANKAEILSNELQQKQQTFIVSDKKYNITLESVLYGHEGWIYGIHWYPQQLNNNDLRLLSCSLDKSMIIWEPDKVTGIWSEKVRVGEVGGNLMGFYGCKFSKNGLNILAHGYQGSFHIWEYSSEVKNWIPKPVPSGHFAEVVDLCWEPNGRFLVTASVDQTTRIHAPWKLGTTEFWHEIGRPQIHGYDMSCLAMLTPYMFASGAEEKVVRVFTASATFKNSLMKIANVDDFQNIVADSASVPALGLTNKATFDDNIKTKTENNNSESEEYIPPTEEELMQNTLWPELQKLYGHGYEIFSIAARHDGSLLATACKSTSFEHSAILLWNTNTWTQIQKLMSHQLTVTQMEFSPNDKYLVSVSRDRRWSLFKLEDNTYTLYATSSKKDSLHNRIIWCCSWTYDSSFFATGSRDGKIGVWNPNFKDNKIVPTASLDVKNSVTALAFSVRDMEQSYILAVGFETGYIEIQKLKVCIDYSVWEKYFVYDSSQAHHLTVKRLKFRPHKENSNTLQLASCGSDHIVKIHDIDTLKLRDL